Proteins encoded in a region of the Verrucomicrobiota bacterium genome:
- a CDS encoding Amuc_1099 family pilus-like system protein gives MKIDFKSEKAPVALAAAMLLLIVICIMTFMSYGEFSKNLGPVMDPTQLKGGRVSNWNAAPTVKIFEDLKNPKPWVRDDQIGHQVFGPKGQIKYNPESGKAEWVDQKNETIDGIPFWWLDQYALSKVEGVGSDDPDKDGFTTYDEYIWFSKVTEGKQETSPVSADSRPDWATKLVGKEYIKEDFYILFKEYNETGGVKTFQVNRSDKAGKVKTEFLKLGEKSLGADGEYSIMAFEKKAEKRINPSTGGNEMVDLSELKVKRDDGLEITLILGDRKQASIISAIIDFPLAQKDEKNSYNVKVGEVFKIRENEYKVIDIQSDKVSVQKQNAEDQRFEIDITKK, from the coding sequence TTGAAAATTGATTTTAAATCAGAGAAGGCACCCGTCGCATTGGCGGCGGCCATGCTGCTGCTAATCGTGATTTGTATCATGACCTTTATGAGTTACGGGGAGTTCAGTAAAAATCTCGGACCAGTCATGGACCCTACTCAATTAAAGGGGGGAAGAGTCAGTAATTGGAATGCGGCTCCGACTGTGAAAATTTTTGAAGACTTGAAGAATCCAAAACCTTGGGTTCGTGATGACCAGATTGGCCATCAAGTTTTCGGGCCCAAAGGGCAAATAAAATATAATCCGGAGTCAGGAAAAGCCGAGTGGGTGGATCAAAAAAATGAGACGATCGACGGAATCCCGTTTTGGTGGTTAGACCAATATGCCCTTTCGAAGGTGGAGGGAGTCGGTAGTGATGATCCGGATAAGGACGGATTTACCACGTACGATGAGTATATTTGGTTTTCTAAAGTAACCGAGGGTAAGCAGGAGACCTCTCCTGTTTCAGCCGATAGTAGGCCGGATTGGGCTACAAAGCTTGTCGGGAAAGAATATATCAAAGAAGATTTTTATATTCTTTTTAAAGAATATAACGAAACAGGCGGTGTCAAAACATTCCAGGTGAACCGCTCTGACAAGGCTGGAAAGGTGAAGACCGAATTCTTGAAATTAGGGGAAAAAAGCCTGGGTGCGGATGGTGAATACTCGATTATGGCTTTTGAGAAAAAGGCTGAAAAACGGATAAATCCCTCAACGGGAGGTAACGAAATGGTGGACCTTTCTGAGCTTAAGGTCAAAAGAGACGATGGTTTGGAAATTACCTTGATATTAGGTGACCGTAAACAAGCAAGTATTATTTCGGCCATCATTGACTTCCCTTTAGCACAGAAAGATGAAAAGAACTCTTATAATGTCAAAGTAGGTGAAGTTTTTAAAATTAGGGAAAACGAATACAAAGTTATTGACATTCAATCTGATAAAGTTAGTGTTCAAAAGCAAAATGCTGAAGATCAACGGTTTGAGATAGATATCACGAAAAAATGA
- a CDS encoding Amuc_1100 family pilus-like protein: MKFKDNITIIVITSVTLVLGLIGLYLISSSSEGLQEAEGNIEIKRGQLNPLLESKPFPSAENIKLVQNSQKEIASAKQQFLDYFNNPAIPKDNIKPIDLRNEIVEFRQEMTTMAKTAEVQIPKDYGFSFEMYGGVLPDDSNTDILYKQLGALKALVPMVLNIDGIEELKSIDRAGLPNEKPTQSARSMNLKITEDSELGLMRLPFEVSFVGDITSLRELVNQMAKSRNLFVVKDVIAKNQNLKIPTLKDMTSEEIEETQKKSSAPRIIFGLDKINVTVRFELLIFNYPGTEPIKSEVQP; this comes from the coding sequence GTGAAATTCAAAGATAACATCACGATTATCGTCATCACATCCGTGACATTGGTGCTCGGGTTGATCGGTTTATATTTGATCTCTTCTTCATCGGAGGGATTACAGGAAGCAGAAGGAAATATTGAGATTAAACGGGGACAACTCAATCCTCTCCTCGAGTCAAAACCATTTCCATCAGCGGAAAATATTAAATTAGTCCAAAATAGCCAAAAGGAGATTGCCTCAGCGAAACAACAATTCCTTGATTACTTTAATAATCCGGCAATTCCTAAAGATAATATCAAGCCGATTGACCTGCGTAATGAAATTGTCGAATTCCGCCAAGAAATGACCACCATGGCAAAAACAGCGGAAGTCCAAATACCCAAAGATTACGGGTTTAGTTTTGAAATGTACGGGGGCGTGTTGCCTGATGATTCAAACACGGATATCCTTTATAAACAATTAGGTGCCTTAAAAGCCCTTGTCCCGATGGTTTTGAATATTGATGGGATTGAAGAATTAAAGTCCATAGACAGGGCCGGACTACCCAATGAAAAACCCACCCAGAGCGCCCGTTCCATGAACCTGAAAATTACTGAGGATAGCGAACTGGGCCTGATGCGCCTTCCCTTTGAAGTTTCATTTGTCGGGGATATTACTTCCCTGAGAGAGTTGGTTAATCAGATGGCCAAATCAAGGAACCTTTTTGTGGTAAAGGACGTGATCGCCAAGAACCAAAATCTCAAAATTCCCACATTAAAGGACATGACCAGTGAAGAAATCGAGGAAACTCAGAAGAAGAGTTCTGCACCTCGGATCATTTTCGGCTTAGATAAAATCAATGTCACAGTTCGCTTTGAGCTTTTAATATTCAATTATCCGGGTACGGAACCCATTAAAAGCGAGGTTCAACCTTGA
- the pilM gene encoding type IV pilus assembly protein PilM: MSNTSIVAIDIGSYTLKVAEFSQDKGGILVLENFFFTDLELDPSKEINPLPLVQDSLAKIFKERHIKHKKIAYTISGQSVFPKFIKLPPIDRPEKLKQIIKYEAQQNVPFPIDQVVWDYQIISPPGSVEYEVALFAVKSDVIEENYAMMTHIGLTPILTDVAPMATYNSFRNSYGLASGCSLIVDIGARTTNLIFIEKDRFFCRSIPVGGNNLTQSIATEFQVPFAEAEKLKRSKGFVGLGGAYEDPKDPDVARISKLIRQGMTRLHAEITRSTNFYRTQQGGKSADRLYLCGGSSIMTYTPQFFKEKLNVEVEYLNPLKNIKVSPRISEENISSSVHSLSELTGLALRQSGQGTVEINLEPPSIVSRRTARLRLPQYIATATAILLSIYIAWFAIYRKEERVQKNLGDINAVVDQYQSNKDTITKELKKQVEMENEIKKITGIISQKDYFSQLARDMTERIHQNMWVTTFEPTNATIPLGSQPAKDDKKQKPLNKNKNEAERQLAATVYMIEGLCKVDNEKEIGQGKSDVVYQFVERLKESPYFVVPDVNKAIVKLETPKQGDFVYSFQIRVGIKPVEAFLNQNQSEVLKQ; the protein is encoded by the coding sequence ATGTCCAATACATCGATTGTTGCCATTGACATAGGCTCTTATACGCTGAAGGTAGCTGAATTTTCCCAAGATAAAGGGGGAATTTTGGTCCTTGAGAATTTCTTTTTTACGGATTTGGAACTAGATCCGTCAAAAGAAATCAATCCGCTCCCGCTCGTCCAGGATTCTTTGGCGAAAATCTTTAAGGAACGCCACATCAAACATAAAAAGATCGCTTACACGATCTCAGGGCAATCTGTTTTCCCGAAATTCATCAAGCTTCCACCCATAGATCGCCCGGAAAAACTCAAGCAAATCATCAAATACGAAGCGCAGCAGAATGTGCCTTTCCCGATTGACCAAGTTGTTTGGGATTACCAGATTATATCACCCCCTGGGAGTGTGGAATATGAAGTCGCCCTTTTTGCGGTTAAAAGCGATGTCATTGAGGAAAATTACGCGATGATGACCCATATCGGGTTGACACCCATCCTCACGGATGTGGCCCCGATGGCGACCTATAATTCATTCCGGAATAGTTACGGTCTGGCATCAGGCTGTAGTTTGATTGTCGATATCGGGGCGAGGACCACAAATCTTATTTTTATCGAAAAAGACCGTTTTTTCTGCCGTTCCATCCCGGTAGGGGGGAATAATTTGACCCAGAGTATTGCGACGGAATTCCAGGTTCCTTTCGCAGAGGCCGAGAAACTCAAAAGGAGTAAGGGATTTGTGGGGTTAGGGGGTGCCTATGAAGATCCCAAAGATCCGGATGTCGCCCGGATCAGTAAATTAATCCGCCAAGGGATGACCCGTCTCCATGCCGAGATCACACGGTCAACGAATTTCTACCGCACACAACAAGGGGGAAAATCAGCGGATCGTTTATATCTCTGTGGTGGCAGTAGTATCATGACGTACACGCCACAGTTTTTTAAAGAAAAACTCAATGTGGAGGTGGAGTACCTGAATCCCCTCAAAAATATCAAAGTATCACCCCGGATTAGTGAGGAAAATATTTCTTCCTCTGTCCATTCCCTCTCAGAATTAACCGGCTTGGCGCTCCGGCAATCAGGTCAAGGAACTGTGGAGATAAATCTGGAACCGCCTTCTATCGTTTCGCGCAGGACTGCGCGACTGCGGTTGCCCCAGTATATTGCCACGGCGACAGCGATTTTATTATCCATTTATATCGCTTGGTTTGCGATTTACCGGAAAGAAGAAAGAGTCCAGAAGAATCTGGGAGATATCAATGCTGTGGTCGATCAGTATCAATCAAACAAGGATACGATCACTAAAGAATTAAAAAAACAGGTGGAGATGGAGAATGAGATTAAAAAAATCACTGGGATCATCTCCCAAAAAGATTATTTTTCCCAGTTAGCCCGCGATATGACCGAGAGGATCCACCAGAATATGTGGGTGACGACATTTGAACCGACTAATGCGACGATTCCTTTGGGCTCACAACCTGCCAAAGATGACAAGAAACAGAAGCCTTTGAACAAAAACAAGAATGAAGCTGAAAGACAATTGGCAGCTACAGTTTACATGATTGAAGGTCTCTGCAAAGTCGACAATGAAAAAGAGATAGGACAGGGGAAATCCGATGTGGTGTACCAGTTTGTCGAAAGGCTGAAGGAATCGCCTTATTTTGTGGTTCCTGATGTGAATAAGGCGATTGTAAAGCTGGAGACTCCCAAACAAGGGGATTTTGTTTATTCATTCCAGATCCGCGTGGGAATCAAACCCGTCGAGGCTTTTTTGAATCAAAATCAAAGTGAAGTATTAAAACAGTGA
- a CDS encoding Amuc_1102 family pilus-like protein has protein sequence MSIKAIFKIFIMIFVIQGAQLSLIAQDNEPMGVDFKIKKVEINELPNNNEGTPGRPAITSIDKNWIEIFVEYEVHPKRDTKPATPAEAFTPEVQFNFVMGIDDVTKPKGKEWYDSYSFFSTEVVYLNVYDGAPHYASVYIHPNLVKRYGGSSAFRSNTKAFVYVEISAGGKKKDAYSTDKALLKNIDWKSAISTTSGVLLKKTKTPWNESWWGTYEMIKE, from the coding sequence ATGTCCATAAAAGCAATATTTAAAATTTTCATAATGATTTTCGTAATTCAAGGGGCCCAACTGAGCCTTATTGCACAGGATAATGAACCGATGGGTGTGGATTTTAAAATTAAGAAAGTGGAGATTAACGAGTTACCAAATAACAATGAAGGAACTCCCGGACGGCCAGCGATTACCAGTATTGATAAAAATTGGATAGAAATTTTTGTGGAATATGAGGTTCATCCAAAACGCGACACAAAACCGGCCACTCCAGCAGAAGCTTTCACACCGGAAGTTCAATTTAACTTTGTTATGGGAATAGATGATGTAACCAAACCCAAAGGAAAGGAATGGTATGACTCTTATTCATTTTTCAGCACGGAAGTGGTTTACTTGAATGTTTATGATGGTGCGCCCCACTATGCCTCTGTGTATATTCATCCGAATCTTGTTAAACGTTACGGGGGGAGTTCAGCCTTCAGGTCGAATACAAAAGCCTTTGTATATGTAGAGATTTCCGCCGGGGGAAAAAAGAAAGATGCTTATAGTACCGATAAAGCACTCTTAAAAAATATTGATTGGAAAAGTGCCATTTCCACAACCTCCGGAGTACTTTTAAAGAAGACAAAAACCCCTTGGAATGAATCTTGGTGGGGAACGTATGAAATGATTAAAGAATAA
- the gatC gene encoding Asp-tRNA(Asn)/Glu-tRNA(Gln) amidotransferase subunit GatC: MSANQSLDVKYVAHLARLSLSEDEISRFQGQLTQVLEYIEDLKKLDVDHVIPTAHAVPRFNIWREDVEKASLDVNQALLNAPQKNGELFSVPKVVES, from the coding sequence ATGTCAGCAAATCAATCTCTCGACGTAAAATATGTGGCTCATCTGGCCCGCCTGAGCCTGAGTGAAGACGAAATTTCCCGTTTTCAAGGCCAATTAACCCAAGTCTTGGAGTATATCGAAGATCTCAAAAAACTCGATGTCGACCATGTTATTCCTACAGCCCATGCTGTACCGCGCTTTAATATCTGGCGGGAAGACGTGGAAAAAGCTTCTTTGGATGTTAATCAAGCCCTCCTTAATGCCCCACAAAAAAACGGGGAACTCTTCTCCGTTCCTAAAGTCGTCGAATCATAA
- the gatA gene encoding Asp-tRNA(Asn)/Glu-tRNA(Gln) amidotransferase subunit GatA, whose translation MNLSTLPLHTLHEQLVSKQIAPLDIAESLISRTEAVESKVGALLNFDPEKLRKEASQTTFDPEKPLSGIPVTLKDNINALGETCSCGSKILAPYRSPYDATVTRKLREAGALFFGRANLDEFAMGSSTENSALKITRNPWDLERVPGGSSGGSAASVAADEAICSLGSDTGGSIRQPASLCGVVGLKPTYGRVSRFGLVAFASSLDQIGPITKDVQDAAILLNVISGHCPMDSTSLDTPKEDFTADLGKGVKGLKIGLPKQYFISGIDAEVEKAVRDAVKQYESLGAEIVEVDLPHTEYAVATYYIIATAEASSNLARFDGVRYGLRSPESDGIIDMYGKTRELGFGPEVKRRIILGTYVLSSGYYDAYYLRAQKVRTLIRKDFEQAFTQCDAIITPTSPTAAFKAGEKTEDPLQMYLADIFTIAVNLAGNCGISIPCGFTGSGLPIGLQLLANSMEESKLLRIADAYEQSTSWHRQKPKL comes from the coding sequence ATGAATCTCTCCACCCTCCCCCTCCACACACTCCACGAGCAACTTGTTTCCAAGCAAATTGCTCCGCTAGACATTGCCGAATCTTTAATCTCCCGCACTGAAGCCGTCGAATCCAAGGTCGGGGCTTTATTGAATTTCGACCCCGAAAAACTCCGGAAGGAAGCCTCTCAAACGACTTTTGACCCCGAAAAACCCCTCTCTGGTATTCCTGTCACACTTAAAGACAATATTAATGCCTTGGGTGAAACTTGCTCCTGCGGTTCAAAAATCTTGGCTCCATACCGTTCACCCTATGATGCCACCGTCACACGCAAATTGCGCGAGGCTGGGGCTCTGTTTTTTGGTCGGGCAAATCTTGACGAATTCGCCATGGGCTCCTCCACAGAAAATTCCGCCCTCAAAATAACCCGTAATCCTTGGGATCTTGAACGTGTTCCGGGTGGATCAAGCGGTGGTTCAGCCGCCTCTGTCGCTGCCGATGAGGCTATTTGTTCACTCGGCTCTGACACCGGAGGATCGATCCGCCAACCGGCATCTTTGTGTGGCGTAGTCGGCCTGAAACCCACTTATGGACGTGTCTCCCGTTTTGGACTGGTCGCATTCGCCTCTTCCCTCGATCAAATCGGCCCGATCACTAAAGATGTCCAGGATGCAGCCATCCTCTTAAATGTGATTTCAGGCCATTGCCCGATGGACTCCACCTCATTAGATACCCCGAAAGAAGATTTTACAGCGGACTTGGGCAAGGGTGTCAAAGGACTCAAGATCGGGCTCCCTAAACAATATTTTATCTCGGGGATCGATGCCGAGGTCGAAAAAGCTGTTCGTGACGCGGTCAAACAATATGAATCTCTCGGAGCGGAAATCGTCGAAGTCGACCTACCCCATACGGAATATGCCGTGGCCACCTACTATATCATCGCCACTGCGGAAGCCTCTTCGAATCTGGCCCGTTTTGACGGGGTGCGTTATGGACTACGCTCTCCTGAGTCTGATGGGATCATCGATATGTATGGAAAGACCCGTGAATTAGGTTTTGGCCCCGAGGTCAAACGCCGCATTATTTTGGGCACTTATGTCCTGAGTTCAGGATATTATGATGCCTACTATCTGCGTGCCCAAAAAGTACGCACACTGATCCGGAAAGATTTTGAGCAAGCCTTTACCCAATGTGATGCCATCATCACCCCGACCTCTCCGACAGCTGCCTTTAAGGCCGGTGAAAAAACAGAAGACCCCCTTCAAATGTATCTGGCTGATATCTTTACAATCGCGGTGAACCTCGCCGGTAACTGCGGAATCTCCATTCCTTGCGGATTCACCGGCAGCGGGTTGCCCATTGGCCTACAGTTATTAGCAAACTCGATGGAGGAAAGCAAATTGCTCCGGATCGCCGATGCTTACGAGCAATCCACCTCGTGGCACAGACAAAAGCCGAAATTGTAA
- a CDS encoding HEAT repeat domain-containing protein yields the protein MKRNLDFLSFALVLTFGMFILGGCSSKVERQTLERTNQLIEEKQFSDALSLLADGLEAEPTNLKLQRQVVIVYLNANDPGTAYRAYRKLLEKPRKKGQTGEPEYRDSDPVLIDALASKNPVVRNAAAKALSSAKDPNSLKPLVALLKDPDKDVRRAAANALGEIREKQAVNALIEVLGDESWFVRGEAAQSLGKIGDPKAAEALIKLLSDKDSYVRENASISLRLLGSNENKAVFQKALSSDDKLTRMTAAQALANLKDSQAEAILIEFTKDPDADYRRFAVDGLAEMKSGPGLPRIREMAKSDPAPEVRYIALLAIGLYGDKDSVSLLEEIIKNQNNDPEVRRAAFMAYRKIAEQYPELIKK from the coding sequence ATGAAGAGAAACTTGGACTTTTTATCTTTTGCGCTCGTACTCACCTTTGGGATGTTCATTTTGGGTGGTTGCTCATCCAAAGTAGAGCGCCAGACATTGGAGAGAACCAATCAACTGATAGAGGAAAAACAATTTTCCGATGCCTTATCCCTTTTGGCTGACGGATTAGAAGCTGAACCAACTAACCTCAAGCTCCAACGCCAAGTAGTCATTGTCTACTTGAATGCAAATGATCCAGGCACGGCTTACCGTGCTTACCGCAAATTGCTCGAAAAACCCCGTAAAAAGGGACAGACAGGTGAGCCTGAATACCGTGACTCCGACCCTGTGCTCATCGATGCACTTGCCAGTAAGAACCCGGTCGTCCGTAATGCAGCTGCCAAAGCCCTTTCCTCTGCCAAAGACCCCAATAGTCTCAAACCATTAGTCGCCTTGCTGAAAGATCCGGACAAAGATGTCCGCCGTGCTGCCGCCAATGCCCTTGGTGAAATCAGGGAAAAACAGGCTGTGAATGCATTGATCGAGGTCCTGGGCGATGAATCGTGGTTTGTCCGGGGAGAGGCCGCCCAATCACTCGGGAAAATTGGTGATCCCAAAGCGGCTGAAGCTTTAATCAAGCTTTTAAGTGATAAAGATTCTTATGTCCGGGAAAATGCCTCGATTTCGCTGAGGCTTTTAGGTTCAAACGAAAACAAAGCGGTTTTTCAAAAAGCCTTGTCGTCAGATGATAAATTAACTCGGATGACAGCCGCGCAAGCCCTCGCAAATCTCAAAGATTCCCAAGCCGAAGCTATTTTAATCGAGTTCACGAAAGATCCAGATGCCGATTACCGTCGTTTTGCTGTGGACGGCTTGGCGGAGATGAAATCGGGGCCGGGGCTGCCGCGTATCCGTGAAATGGCAAAAAGTGATCCTGCCCCAGAGGTACGCTATATTGCCCTTTTGGCGATCGGCCTTTATGGGGATAAAGATTCTGTAAGTCTCCTTGAGGAAATCATCAAGAATCAGAATAACGACCCCGAAGTACGCCGGGCGGCGTTTATGGCATACCGCAAGATTGCCGAGCAATATCCTGAACTGATTAAAAAGTAA
- a CDS encoding cysteine peptidase family C39 domain-containing protein, with translation MLQRRRRIYYYSILSAFFLLVLVVTSFYLYQKLSPRPPEKPFPSTGGESFPVRVIYDIPQFYQDDPLWYHDEIGISGSRMGPEGCAVTAAAMTLDSMGIDTDPGRLNAYLSKTHGGYTARGWIYWEKAAEIQPSKVYKAFEGMGDHKLIDESLKKGLTPIIKIYLPNGVSHFVVVIGKEKKRYLIRDPSSRFDGQIVYLDEAHPQTLIYGVRLYDYR, from the coding sequence ATGCTTCAGAGACGCAGACGTATATATTATTACTCCATCCTCTCAGCATTTTTCCTGTTAGTTTTGGTGGTCACCTCTTTTTATCTCTATCAAAAACTCTCTCCCAGGCCTCCCGAAAAACCCTTTCCATCGACGGGGGGTGAAAGTTTCCCCGTCCGGGTCATCTATGACATCCCGCAGTTCTACCAAGATGATCCGCTTTGGTACCACGATGAGATCGGTATCAGTGGTTCACGCATGGGGCCGGAAGGTTGTGCGGTGACGGCAGCAGCCATGACCCTTGACTCCATGGGCATTGATACCGATCCAGGGAGATTAAATGCTTATTTATCAAAAACACACGGGGGCTACACTGCCAGGGGCTGGATTTACTGGGAAAAGGCTGCGGAGATACAGCCCAGCAAGGTTTATAAGGCTTTTGAAGGGATGGGCGACCACAAACTGATTGATGAATCTCTCAAAAAAGGCCTTACGCCGATCATCAAGATTTACTTGCCAAATGGGGTCAGCCATTTTGTCGTGGTCATCGGCAAGGAGAAAAAACGTTACCTCATCCGCGATCCCAGTTCCCGTTTCGACGGGCAAATTGTTTATCTCGATGAAGCGCACCCCCAGACCCTCATCTACGGTGTACGCCTCTATGATTACCGTTAA
- the tatC gene encoding twin-arginine translocase subunit TatC produces MDDERALIDSGGYKSFLEHLDDLRKAIVKMVIAVALGILIGFIFTDELVNLYLYPLSKVNGLGDPKSFLLNLGVADSFNMVLNIAMYGGAVISAPFILYFLGEFILPALTKKEKKYILPGVGSGIFLFLTGVLFAYFLLLPLTLDFFFSQSLKMGFKPSWSMMGYFSFVSNFLLAFGLSFELPIVVLILNRLGVLPARVLSKGRRYAFLIIVIIAAAVTPTSDAFTLMALSLPLYGLYEICVWIALFRERKAAN; encoded by the coding sequence ATGGATGACGAACGGGCATTAATCGATAGTGGAGGATATAAATCATTCCTCGAACATTTGGATGATTTGCGCAAAGCGATTGTCAAAATGGTGATTGCTGTCGCCCTCGGAATCTTGATCGGGTTTATTTTTACGGATGAACTGGTGAATCTTTACTTGTATCCGCTTTCGAAAGTCAACGGATTAGGGGATCCAAAGAGTTTTTTATTGAATCTCGGGGTGGCGGATTCTTTTAATATGGTACTGAATATCGCGATGTATGGAGGGGCTGTTATTTCGGCCCCATTTATCCTGTATTTTCTCGGGGAATTCATCCTACCAGCATTGACAAAAAAAGAAAAAAAATACATTTTACCGGGGGTAGGATCAGGGATTTTTCTTTTTTTGACGGGGGTCCTTTTTGCTTACTTTTTGTTATTACCCCTGACTCTAGACTTCTTTTTTTCCCAATCCTTAAAAATGGGTTTTAAACCCAGCTGGTCCATGATGGGTTATTTCTCATTTGTATCGAATTTCCTTCTAGCCTTTGGCCTTTCATTCGAATTACCGATTGTGGTTTTGATTTTAAACCGGCTGGGAGTATTACCTGCCCGGGTGCTCAGTAAGGGCAGGCGTTATGCTTTTTTGATTATTGTTATTATCGCTGCTGCTGTGACGCCGACATCGGATGCCTTCACCCTCATGGCATTATCCCTACCGCTCTATGGTCTTTATGAGATATGTGTCTGGATCGCTCTCTTTCGGGAACGTAAGGCGGCTAATTAA